The following is a genomic window from Elaeis guineensis isolate ETL-2024a chromosome 10, EG11, whole genome shotgun sequence.
CCGGGGTTGGAGTGGCGGCGGAAGGGCATCAAGGGTCACTAGGATGAGCATGGAGGCCGGGGTTGGAGTGATGGGGACGAAGCTGGGGATGATGAGCTTCTTCCAGCCCGATGGCACCGTCGTCCCCGTCACGGTTGTCGGCTTCCGCGAGGGCAACATCGTCACCCAGGTCAAGACCGACGCCACCGATGGCTATGACGCCGTCCAGATCGGCTACCGCCGCGTCCGCGACCGCAAGCTCACCGCCCGGAGCTCGGCCACCTCCAGAAGGCCGGCGCCATCCCCATGCGCCATCTCCAGGAGTTCCGCCTTCAGTGCGTCGACGGCTTCGAGCCCGGCCAGCGCCTCCTTGTCGAGGATCTCTTCAAGGAGGGCGACCTGGTCGACGTCTCCGGCAAATCCATCGGCAAGGGATTTCAAGGTAAAACAAACAGCAGGTTAAATTAATCTATTGAAGGGATAGCTTTGGCATCATACACTTATACCGAAattctttctcaaaaaaattcCTCTTTCATCGAGCAACCTAANNNNNNNNNNNNNNNNNNNNNNNNNNNNNNNNNNNNNNNNNNNNNNNNNNNNNNNNNNNNNNNNN
Proteins encoded in this region:
- the LOC140851958 gene encoding LOW QUALITY PROTEIN: large ribosomal subunit protein uL3c-like (The sequence of the model RefSeq protein was modified relative to this genomic sequence to represent the inferred CDS: inserted 1 base in 1 codon), with product MSMEAGVGVMGTKLGMMSFFQPDGTVVPVTVVGFREGNIVTQVKTDATDGYDAVQIGYRRVRDRKLXRPELGHLQKAGAIPMRHLQEFRLQCVDGFEPGQRLLVEDLFKEGDLVDVSGKSIGKGFQGKTNSRLN